Proteins co-encoded in one Blastocatellia bacterium genomic window:
- a CDS encoding NAD-dependent epimerase/dehydratase family protein produces MSATTPAKTRSRAQRRIVCLTGVHGFLGSRLLRQLEEDRRYHRIVVLDIRPLDQASRKCHYYHVDLTEPAIDKTIADILQKERVQTIVHLAFHSSPQHDERTSHELTVIGTMNVIKACRRVAVHKLVVQSTTLVYGADYRNPSLMDEQTPLNGARSYGFIRDKVEVENMLRKLARSAPEMIVTSLRFCPILSRHHADYITDYLQRSVVLTAMGYDPLVQFLHEEDALIALKKAVDADYPGAINIVGRGVMYLSTVLHLAKRTAIPVLSPVASPLVDAMWYLKVSEAPSAHLDYLRYSCIASGEKAEKEMGFVAKHTSKQTLLDYLSQRS; encoded by the coding sequence ATGTCGGCAACGACGCCAGCCAAGACCCGAAGCCGCGCACAACGACGAATTGTCTGCCTCACAGGCGTGCATGGGTTCCTTGGGAGCCGGTTGTTGCGTCAGCTCGAAGAAGACCGCCGATACCATCGTATCGTGGTTTTGGATATTAGGCCGCTCGATCAGGCCAGTCGAAAATGCCACTATTATCACGTGGACCTAACCGAGCCTGCCATTGATAAAACAATCGCCGACATTCTGCAAAAAGAGCGAGTTCAGACCATCGTTCATCTAGCGTTTCATTCCAGCCCGCAACACGATGAACGGACTTCTCACGAGCTGACCGTGATCGGCACAATGAATGTCATCAAAGCCTGTCGTCGCGTGGCGGTGCATAAGCTTGTGGTGCAATCAACCACGTTGGTTTACGGAGCCGATTACCGCAATCCCAGTTTGATGGACGAGCAAACACCATTGAACGGCGCTCGCTCGTATGGTTTTATCCGCGATAAGGTGGAAGTTGAAAACATGTTGCGCAAATTGGCTCGGAGCGCGCCGGAGATGATTGTCACCAGCCTGCGGTTTTGTCCGATTCTCAGTCGCCATCATGCTGATTACATTACCGACTATTTGCAGCGGTCTGTTGTGTTAACCGCGATGGGCTACGATCCGTTGGTGCAGTTTCTGCACGAGGAAGACGCCCTCATCGCGCTGAAAAAGGCGGTTGATGCCGATTATCCGGGAGCCATCAACATTGTGGGACGAGGCGTCATGTACTTGAGCACGGTACTACACTTAGCCAAGCGGACGGCCATTCCCGTGTTGAGTCCGGTGGCCAGTCCGTTGGTGGATGCGATGTGGTACTTGAAGGTCTCCGAAGCGCCCAGCGCTCACTTAGATTATTTGCGGTATTCCTGTATCGCCAGCGGCGAAAAAGCGGAAAAAGAAATGGGATTTGTGGCCAAGCATACAAGCAAGCAGACGCTGCTGGATTATCTCAGTCAACGTTCATAG
- a CDS encoding acyltransferase family protein: MAEAPKVINMKRRHNKAAVKARQMGAPPASRLETVTPPSWDSVIDARIQERFAAFEKRLEQSLDGLQARLEQALASSGRRETGWQDGPWASVFSLLEGVGTTTELLSTIREAGALVIDRLQDLGFVTVLAETITNVATHVPSDVDEFGYDQEFEDKLRPLVEFLYYKWWRVEMTGVEHIPDYGRVLLVSNHSGTLPFDGAMIKFGIRELHPAHRIARILMHDLFNSFPVIGPILCKAGAVRACHENGEKLLRRDHLTMVFPEGAKGTGKYFKNRYKLERFGRGGFVQLAARCQAPIVPVCVVGAEEIYPILENWTVVAKLFNLPYFPITPTFPWLGLLGLIPLPSKWYIDIGEPIRYDHLSPEDLNDDFLMDNLGNEVRQQIQQMIHNRLKQRRSVWRG, from the coding sequence ATGGCAGAAGCACCTAAAGTCATCAATATGAAGCGACGGCACAACAAGGCCGCCGTCAAAGCCCGACAAATGGGAGCGCCGCCAGCTAGCCGATTGGAAACCGTGACGCCGCCTTCGTGGGACTCGGTTATTGACGCGCGCATCCAGGAGCGGTTCGCGGCGTTTGAGAAACGGTTGGAGCAATCGTTAGACGGACTGCAAGCGAGGTTGGAACAGGCGCTAGCGTCGTCAGGCCGTCGAGAGACGGGGTGGCAAGACGGGCCCTGGGCGTCCGTGTTCTCCTTGCTGGAAGGAGTGGGCACGACAACCGAGCTGCTCTCCACGATACGAGAAGCCGGCGCCTTGGTCATTGACCGGCTACAAGACCTGGGCTTCGTCACAGTGTTAGCCGAAACAATAACCAATGTGGCCACGCATGTTCCCTCGGACGTAGACGAGTTCGGCTACGATCAGGAATTTGAAGATAAACTGCGACCGCTGGTCGAGTTCTTATACTACAAATGGTGGCGAGTGGAGATGACCGGTGTTGAGCATATACCGGACTATGGACGTGTGCTGTTGGTCTCCAACCATTCCGGCACGCTGCCGTTTGACGGCGCCATGATCAAGTTCGGCATACGCGAGCTTCACCCGGCGCATCGGATCGCTCGAATCCTCATGCATGACCTGTTCAATTCATTTCCCGTGATTGGTCCCATTCTGTGCAAGGCCGGCGCCGTGCGGGCATGTCATGAGAACGGAGAGAAGTTGTTACGTCGTGACCATCTGACGATGGTCTTCCCCGAAGGCGCCAAGGGCACGGGCAAATACTTCAAGAATCGCTACAAACTGGAGCGGTTCGGGCGCGGCGGCTTTGTGCAATTAGCTGCGCGGTGTCAGGCGCCGATTGTGCCGGTCTGTGTAGTCGGCGCTGAAGAAATCTACCCTATCCTCGAGAATTGGACCGTGGTAGCCAAGCTGTTTAATCTTCCTTACTTTCCCATCACGCCGACATTCCCGTGGTTGGGATTGCTCGGTCTTATTCCCCTGCCATCAAAGTGGTACATTGATATTGGCGAACCCATCCGGTATGATCATCTTTCACCTGAAGACCTTAACGATGATTTCCTCATGGATAATCTCGGCAATGAAGTGCGGCAACAAATTCAGCAGATGATTCATAACCGGCTGAAACAAAGGAGATCGGTATGGCGCGGCTAG